The Dioscorea cayenensis subsp. rotundata cultivar TDr96_F1 chromosome 19, TDr96_F1_v2_PseudoChromosome.rev07_lg8_w22 25.fasta, whole genome shotgun sequence genome includes a window with the following:
- the LOC120250356 gene encoding epoxide hydrolase A-like, whose amino-acid sequence MEGISHRTMEVNGIAMHIAEKGMGGPIVLMLHGFPELWYSWRHQINGLADKGYHAVAPDLRGYGDTDSPSAISSYSIFHLVGDIIALIAILGQAQVFVVGHDWGALVAWHLCLFRPDKVKALVNLSVAYMPRNPAIKPVDYYRSIYGDDYFVCRFQEPGVIEAEFGRVSTKRVIKKFYTLRDPAGIFIPKEGWISPNDEFSLPNWISEEDIDYFGNKFEKSGWSGGLNYYRCLNSNWELTEPWTGAQIKVPTKFIVGDLDLTYHYPGIQDYIHKGGFKHDVPLLEEVVVMKGVAHFIQQEKAHEITQHILDFIKKF is encoded by the exons atggagggGATCAGTCATCGGACAATGGAGGTGAATGGCATAGCCATGCACATAGCGGAGAAGGGAATGGGTGGACCAATCGTCCTCATGCTCCATGGCTTCCCGGAGCTCTGGTACTCATGGCGTCACCAGATCAATGGCCTCGCCGACAAAGGCTACCACGCAGTCGCCCCTGACCTTCGTGGGTATGGTGATACCGATTCTCCCTCCGCTATCTCCTCCTATTCCATCTTCCATCTCGTTGGTGACATCATCGCCCTAATCGCCATCCTTGGCCAAGCACAG GTGTTTGTAGTTGGGCATGACTGGGGAGCTCTGGTGGCGTGGCACCTGTGCTTGTTCCGGCCGGACAAGGTGAAGGCTTTGGTGAATCTTAGTGTTGCATATATGCCTCGTAATCCAGCTATCAAGCCGGTTGACTACTACAGGTCTATCTACGGCGACGACTACTTCGTTTGCAGGTTTCAG GAACCAGGAGTAATTGAAGCAGAATTTGGCCGTGTTAGCACAAAACGAGTGATCAAGAAGTTCTACACACTTCGTGACCCTGCTGGTATATTTATACCCAAAGAAGGTTGGATTTCACCCAATGATGAATTTTCTCTTCCTAATTGGATCTCTGAAGAAGACATCGACTACTTCGGTAACAAGTTTGAAAAGTCTGGCTGGTCTGGTGGATTAAACTATTACCGATGTTTGAACAG TAACTGGGAGCTTACAGAACCGTGGACTGGAGCACAAATAAAAGTACCTACAAAGTTTATAGTGGGAGATCTGGACTTAACTTATCACTATCCAGGCATCCAGGATTACATCCACAAAGGTGGTTTCAAACATGATGTTCCACTTCTTGAAGAAGTGGTTGTCATGAAAGGAGTTGCCCACTTCATCCAGCAGGAAAAGGCGCATGAAATCACACAGCACATTCTGGACTTCATCAAGAAATTCTGA
- the LOC120250349 gene encoding epoxide hydrolase A-like, giving the protein MVKSRGEGEEEEEEKKMEGINHRRVEVNGIGMHIAEKGEGGPIVLMLHGFPELWYSWRHQIIGLAAKGYHAVAPDLRGYGDTDAPSAISSYSIFHLVGDIVDLINVLGQEQVFVVGHDWGAVVAWHLCLFRPDKVKALVNLSVAYRPRNPAAKPVDYFKALYGDEYYVCRFQEPGAVEAQFASANTKQLCKWFLKFCDPGGLFIPKEGLVLPNDESSLPAWLSEEDLNYFTNKFEKTGFTGGLNYYRCVSSNWELLAPWTGAQIKVPSKYIVGDLDLTYNYPGIQDYIHKGGFKQAVPFLKDVVVMAGVAHFINQEKAHEITEHILDFVKQF; this is encoded by the exons ATGGTGAAGAGTAGaggtgaaggagaagaagaagaagaggagaagaagatggagggGATCAATCATCGGAGGGTGGAGGTGAACGGCATAGGTATGCACATAGCGGAGAAGGGAGAGGGCGGGCCAATCGTCCTCATGCTCCATGGCTTCCCGGAGCTCTGGTACTCATGGCGTCACCAGATCATCGGCCTCGCTGCTAAAGGTTACCACGCCGTCGCCCCTGACCTCCGTGGCTATGGTGACACCGATGCCCCCTCCGCCATCTCCTCCTACTCCATCTTCCATCTCGTCGGCGACATCGTCGACCTAATCAACGTCCTTGGCCAAGAACAA GTGTTTGTGGTTGGGCATGACTGGGGCGCTGTGGTGGCGTGGCATCTGTGCTTGTTCCGGCCGGACAAGGTGAAGGCTTTGGTGAATCTTAGTGTTGCATATAGGCCTCGCAACCCGGCTGCCAAGCCGGTTGACTACTTTAAGGCCCTCTACGGAGACGAGTACTACGTTTGTAGGTTTCAG GAACCTGGAGCAGTTGAAGCACAATTTGCCAGTGCTAATACTAAACAACTATGCAAATGGTTCCTTAAGTTCTGTGATCCTGGTGGGTTATTTATACCCAAGGAAGGTTTGGTTTTACCTAACGATGAATCTTCTCTACCTGCTTGGCTCTCCGAAGAAGATCTTAATTACTTTACTAACAAGTTCGAGAAGACTGGCTTCACAGGGGGATTAAACTATTACCGATGTGTGAGCAG TAACTGGGAACTTCTGGCCCCTTGGACTGGAGCACAAATAAAAGTACCTAGTAAGTATATAGTGGGAGATCTGGACCTGACTTATAACTATCCTGGCATCCAGGATTACATCCACAAAGGTGGTTTCAAGCAAGCTGTTCCATTTCTTAAAGATGTGGTTGTCATGGCAGGAGTTGCCCACTTTATCAACCAGGAAAAGGCTCATGAAATCACTGAGCACATTCTTGACTTTGTCAAGCAATTCTAA
- the LOC120250351 gene encoding epoxide hydrolase A-like — translation MEEISHRTVEVNGISMHIAEKGMGGQVVLMLHGFPELWYSWRHQIIGLADKGYHAVAPDIRGFGDTDAPSAISSYSICHLVGDIVALINALGQEQVFVVGHDWGAQVAWYLCLFRPDKVKALVNLSVAYMPRNPAAKPVDYFRALYGDDYYVCRFQEPGVIESIFGSVSAEQVLKKFYYTLRDPSGIFIPKEGWISPNDEIPLPNWLSEEDFNYFGNKFEKSGWSGGVNYYRCLNSNWELTAPWTGAQIKVPTKFIVGDLDLTYHYPGIQDFIHNGGFKQAVPLLEEVVVMKGVAHFIQQEKAHEITQHILDFIKKF, via the exons atggaggAGATCAGTCATCGGACAGTGGAGGTGAACGGCATATCTATGCACATAGCGGAGAAGGGAATGGGAGGACAAGTTGTCCTCATGCTCCATGGCTTCCCGGAGCTCTGGTACTCATGGCGTCACCAGATCATTGGCCTCGCCGATAAAGGCTACCACGCCGTCGCCCCTGACATCCGTGGCTTTGGTGACACCGATGCCCCCTCCGCCATCTCCTCTTACTCCATTTGCCATCTCGTCGGCGACATCGTCGCGCTAATCAACGCCCTTGGCCAAGAACAG GTGTTTGTTGTTGGGCATGACTGGGGCGCTCAGGTGGCGTGGTACTTGTGCTTGTTCCGGCCGGACAAGGTGAAGGCTTTAGTGAATCTTAGTGTTGCATATATGCCTCGTAACCCGGCTGCCAAGCCGGTTGACTACTTTAGGGCCCTCTACGGAGACGACTACTACGTCTGCAGGTTTCAG GAACCAGGAGTAATTGAATCAATATTTGGCAGTGTTAGTGCTGAACAAGTGCTCAAGAAGTTTTATTACACACTTCGTGACCCAAGTGGTATATTTATACCCAAAGAAGGTTGGATTTCACCTAATGATGAAATTCCTCTTCCTAATTGGCTCTCTGAAGAAGATTTCAACTACTTTGGTAACAAGTTCGAAAAGTCTGGCTGGTCTGGAGGAGTAAACTATTACAGATGTTTGAACAG TAACTGGGAGCTTACGGCACCGTGGACTGGAGCACAGATAAAAGTACCTACTAAGTTTATAGTGGGAGATCTGGACTTAACTTATCACTATCCAGGCATCCAGGATTTCATTCACAATGGTGGTTTCAAGCAAGCTGTTCCATTACTTGAAGAAGTGGTTGTCATGAAAGGAGTTGCCCACTTCATCCAGCAGGAAAAGGCGCATGAAATCACACAGCACATTCTGGATTTCATTAAGAAATTCTGA